GATGTATGCAGCAGTGCTAGCATCTACTGTGACCAGTGCCTGGCAGGGAGCTGCTGTGTGAGGTGTGAGTACCTTTACCAGGTCACCTAGGGAGGCTATGGAGGAGCCATGAGTTCACCCCAAAACTTCTCGGTCCTGCATGTTGCCTCAGCAACAGGGTCAGCCAACATTCTGGCACTAATTCATCCCTGTGAGAGTGAGACACAAGTGTAGTTAGCTTCATATGTGaccaaaattgttttttttttcctccttccagaaACCTCCATCCTTGAAGATCCCAGCCTTGGGTTTATTTTGTGCTGAGTCTCTGCCATAATCCTGGCCAGCTCACTCCATGATGGCTTTGTGTCTCAAACAAGTTTTcaacaaagacaaaacatttcGTCCCCGGAAAAAATTTGAACCCGGCACTCAACGTTTCGAACTGTACAAGAAAGCTCAGGCGTCCCTGAAGTCTGGGCTAGACCTGAAAGCCGTGGTGCAGCTGCCTCCCGGGGAGAGCATCAACGACTGGATCGCAGTGCATGTGGTGGACTTCTTCAACCGGATCAACCTCATCTATGGGACCATGTCAGAGTACTGCACGGAGAAGAGCTGCCCAATCATGTCGGGTGGGCTCAAGTATGAGTACAGGTGGCAGGATGATAATAAGTACAAGAAGCCGACCAAGCTGTCGGCCCCACAGTACAT
This region of Rhea pennata isolate bPtePen1 chromosome 8, bPtePen1.pri, whole genome shotgun sequence genomic DNA includes:
- the MOB3C gene encoding MOB kinase activator 3C isoform X2 — encoded protein: MMALCLKQVFNKDKTFRPRKKFEPGTQRFELYKKAQASLKSGLDLKAVVQLPPGESINDWIAVHVVDFFNRINLIYGTMSEYCTEKSCPIMSGGLKYEYRWQDDNKYKKPTKLSAPQYMCMLMDWIEMLINNEDIFPTRIGVPFPKHFQQVCTKILTRLFRVFVHVYIHHFDSIINMGAEAHVNTCYKHFYYFIREFSLVDHRELEPLKEMTERICH
- the MOB3C gene encoding MOB kinase activator 3C isoform X1, with amino-acid sequence MMALCLKQVFNKDKTFRPRKKFEPGTQRFELYKKAQASLKSGLDLKAVVQLPPGESINDWIAVHVVDFFNRINLIYGTMSEYCTEKSCPIMSGGLKYEYRWQDDNKYKKPTKLSAPQYMCMLMDWIEMLINNEDIFPTRIGVPFPKHFQQVCTKILTRLFRVFVHVYIHHFDSIINMGAEAHVNTCYKHFYYFIREFSLVDHRELEPLAHALSPVQFDPLKSWKKSGSLLDTE
- the MOB3C gene encoding MOB kinase activator 3C isoform X3 codes for the protein MMALCLKQVFNKDKTFRPRKKFEPGTQRFELYKKAQASLKSGLDLKAVVQLPPGESINDWIAVHVVDFFNRINLIYGTMSEYCTEKSCPIMSGGLKYEYRWQDDNKYKKPTKLSAPQYMCMLMDWIEMLINNEDIFPTRIGVPFPKHFQQVCTKILTRLFRVFVHVYIHHFDSIINMGAEAHVNTCYKHFYYFIREFSLVDHRELEPLVRTSQG
- the MOB3C gene encoding MOB kinase activator 3C isoform X4; this encodes MMALCLKQVFNKDKTFRPRKKFEPGTQRFELYKKAQASLKSGLDLKAVVQLPPGESINDWIAVHVVDFFNRINLIYGTMSEYCTEKSCPIMSGGLKYEYRWQDDNKYKKPTKLSAPQYMCMLMDWIEMLINNEDIFPTRIAANQTPRVYDATLQKILP